A single window of Oncorhynchus keta strain PuntledgeMale-10-30-2019 chromosome 34, Oket_V2, whole genome shotgun sequence DNA harbors:
- the LOC118367873 gene encoding hemicentin-1-like isoform X1 — MDHPLVWVLILVLLNFNTDVSGQVVVPSMNPLAVGSNVTLNLVPESPINIGTWSYETTTIVLFYPDGSIVSTSYQGRVSFNCSSSELSISSLQVNDSGLYTVQGMEPVLTAVVTLSVQEPISNVTLRANSTDLVELNDTAIFTCSVSSGTSLSYRWMNGSSEVAASDRVRLGVGNSTLSIVSVTRDDEGPFRCEVINGINNGTSQPIGLNVRYGPSNLTMMVVPEMIIGHTAYMMGSDITLSCSAQSKPAVSYKWRFNGVFLNEQSPQLSLQNTRENQTGSYTCLAYNNVTLRYATMTTMIKIVEPISAVSLNRDGKPPILDQSFTLRCEVTEPVDYIHWLMNGQLISLNNRTFFSTDNKTMVINPIQFSDSGEYLCEAFNAVSNKTSMTYTLVVNYGPEMPVITGPALGETGHNLTFNCSASSQPPSQFSWFFNGSQVVTGSVYETGPLTLASHGEYTCVAFNNVTGRNSTVSKMLIVIEPVTMAMVKVMGAQPIADNTFTLTCETTGTIYSIHWMKNGWPLYADNRTDFSMNNNTLTFKYVQDSDIGDYQCSASNPLSNMTSTEYRLIVNYGPEMPVITGPALGETGHNLTFNCSASSQPPSQFSWFFNGSQVVTGSVYETGPLTLASHGEYTCVAFNNVTGRNSTVSKMLIVIEPVTMAMVKVMGAQPIADNTFTLTCETTGTIYSIHWMKNGWPLYADNRTDFSMNNNTLTFKYVQDSDIGDYQCSASNPLSNMTSTEYRLIVNYGPEMPVITGPALGETGHNLTFNCSASSQPPSQFSWFFNGSQVVTGSVYETGPLTLASHGEYTCVAFNNVTGRNSTVSKMLIVIEPVTMAMVKVMGAQPIADNTFTLTCETTGTIYSIHWMKNGWPLYADNRTDFSMNNNTLTFKYVQDSDIGDYQCSASNPLSNMTSTEYRLIVNYGPEMPVITGPALGETGHNLTFNCSASSQPPSQFSWFFNGSQVVTGSVYETGPLTLASHGEYTCVAFNNVTGRNSTVSKMLIVIEPVTMAMVKVMGAQPIADNTFTLTCETTGTIYSIHWMKNGWPLYADNRTDFSMNNNTLTFKYVQDSDIGDYQCSASNPLSNMTSTEYRLIVNYGPEMPVITGPALGETGHNLTFNCSASSQPPSQFSWFFNGSQVVTGSVYETGPLTLASHGEYTCVAFNNVTGRNSTVSKMLIVIEPVTMAMVKVMGAQPIADNTFTLTCETTGTIYSIHWMKNGWPLYADNRTDFSMNNNTLTFKYVQDSDIGDYQCSASNPLSNMTSTEYRLIVNYGPEMPVITGPALGETGHNLTFNCSASSQPPSQFSWFFNGSQVVTGSVYETGPLTLASHGEYTCMAFNNVTGRNRTVSKMLTVVEPVIMTMVKVMGSQPILNQTFSLTCETTGTIYSIQWMRNGWPLYADNRIHFSIDNNTLTFNSVQHSDKGDYKCSAYNPLSNMTSTEYRLIVNYGPERPVIMSPDIAMTGYNVTFNCTASSQPPSQFSWFFNGSQVVTGSVYETGPLTLASHGEYTCVAFNNVTGRNSTVSKMLTIIEAITSVTVKLNKLPIASDNLTLTCDVTGHYDTIYWMKDNLSLVLNNTLNSDTTISNNSLHFSPVKVSNDGNYQCVATNLFGPNTSPKYQLLVNYGPKSVNISGPVSVVIGSVTTVTLKCSADSRPISEYGWKFNNQSVFGTGPMIAVIASLENAGDYTCVAKNPVTNISMSKTISLDVTGHSNAPPFQARVGLMLTALLALSLCL; from the exons ATGGACCATCCTCTGGTGTGGGTTCTCATCCTGGTGCTGCTCAACTTCAATACAG ATGTCTCTGGCCAGGTGGTGGTTCCCTCGATGAACCCCTTAGCTGTGGGCAGTAATGTCACACTGAACCTAGTTCCCGAAAGCCCCATCAACATAGGGACCTGGTCATATGAAACTACAACCATTGTACTTTTCTATCCTGATGGCAGTATTGTGAGTACAAGTTATCAAGGCAGAGTCTCATTCAACTGCTCCTCCTCAGAGCTGTCCATAAGCTCTCTCCAAGTCAACGACTCAGGTCTGTATACCGTGCAGGGAATGGAGCCAGTCCTGACCGCTGTGGTGACCTTGTCTGTCCAGG AGCCCATTTCAAACGTGACTCTAAGAGCCAACTCCACTGATCTAGTGGAATTAAACGACACTGCCATTTTCACCTGCTCCGTCTCCTCTGGTACCTCCCTCTCCTACCGCTGGATGAATGGCAGCTCAGAGGTTGCAGCCAGTGACCGAGTTCGGCTTGGTGTTGGGAACAGCACTCTCTCCATAGTCAGTGTGACACGTGACGATGAAGGGCCGTTCAGATGTGAGGTCATCAATGGAATCAACAATGGCACCAGCCAGCCCATTGGCCTCAATGTTAGAT ATGGCCCAAGTAACCTCACCATGATGGTAGTTCCTGAGATGATCATAGGACATACAGCCTACATGATGggctctgacatcactctgtcctgctcCGCTCAGTCCAAACCCGCTGTGTCCTACAAGTGGAGGTTTAATGGGGTGTTCCTCAACGAGCAAAGTCCACAGCTGAGCCTGCAGAACACCAGGGAGAACCAGACAGGAAGTTACACCTGCTTAGCCTACAACAATGTCACACTCCGATACGCCACCATGACCACAATGATAAAGATTGTGG AGCCGATATCAGCGGTGTCGTTGAACCGTGATGGGAAGCCACCGATACTGGATCAGTCGTTCACTCTGCGGTGTGAGGTGACTGAACCTGTAGACTACATTCACTGGCTGATGAACGGCCAGCTCATCTCCCTAAACAACAGAACATTCTTCTCTACGGACAACAAGACAATGGTTATCAACCCAATCCAGTTTTCTGACAGTGGAGAATATCTCTGTGAGGCCTTTAATGCTGTCAGTAACAAGACCAGCATGACATACACACTTGTGGTGAACT atggaccagagATGCCTGTTATAACAGGACCAGCATTAGGAGAAACAGGGCACAACCTGACcttcaactgctctgcctcctctcagcctcccagCCAGTTCAGCTGGTTCTTCAATGGCTCCCAGGtggtgactggctcagtgtatgagACTGGCCCACTGACCTTAGCCAGTCATGGGGAGTACACCTGTGTGGCATTCAACAACGTCACTGGCAGAAACAGCACTGTTTCCAAGATGCTCATTGTCATTG AACCAGTAACCATGGCCATGGTGAAAGTCATGGGTGCCCAACCAATAGCAGACAACACGTTTACTCTGACGTGTGAGACCACTGGAACCATTTACTCCATTCACTGGATGAAGAACGGCTGGCCTCTGTATGCTGATAACAGAACAGACTTCTCTATGAACAACAATACACTTACCTTCAAATATGTCCAGGATTCTGACATCGGAGACTATCAATGTTCTGCTTCCAACCCCCTCAGCAACATGACCAGCACAGAATACAGACTGATCGTCAACT atggaccagagATGCCTGTTATAACAGGACCAGCATTAGGAGAAACAGGACACAACCTGACattcaactgctctgcctcctctcagcctcccagCCAGTTCAGCTGGTTCTTCAATGGCTCCCAGGtggtgactggctcagtgtatgagACTGGCCCACTGACCTTAGCCAGTCATGGGGAGTACACCTGTGTGGCCTTCAACAACGTCACTGGCAGAAACAGCACTGTTTCCAAGATGCTCATTGTCATTG AACCAGTAACCATGGCCATGGTGAAAGTCATGGGTGCCCAACCAATAGCAGACAACACGTTTACTCTGACGTGTGAGACCACTGGAACCATTTACTCCATTCACTGGATGAAGAACGGCTGGCCTCTGTATGCTGATAACAGAACAGACTTCTCTATGAACAACAATACACTTACCTTCAAATATGTCCAGGATTCTGACATCGGAGACTATCAATGTTCTGCTTCCAACCCCCTCAGCAACATGACCAGCACAGAATACAGACTGATCGTCAACT atggaccagagATGCCTGTTATAACAGGACCAGCATTAGGAGAAACAGGACACAACCTGACcttcaactgctctgcctcctctcagcctcccagCCAGTTCAGCTGGTTCTTCAATGGCTCCCAGGtggtgactggctcagtgtatgagACTGGCCCACTGACCTTAGCCAGTCATGGGGAGTACACCTGTGTGGCCTTCAACAACGTCACTGGCAGAAACAGCACTGTTTCCAAGATGCTCATTGTCATTG AACCAGTAACCATGGCCATGGTGAAAGTCATGGGTGCCCAACCAATAGCAGACAACACGTTTACTCTGACGTGTGAGACCACTGGAACCATTTACTCCATTCACTGGATGAAGAACGGCTGGCCTCTGTATGCTGATAACAGAACAGACTTCTCTATGAACAACAATACACTTACCTTCAAATATGTCCAGGATTCTGACATCGGAGACTATCAATGTTCTGCTTCCAACCCCCTCAGCAACATGACCAGCACAGAATACAGACTGATCGTCAACT atggaccagagATGCCTGTTATAACAGGACCAGCATTAGGAGAAACAGGACACAACCTGACcttcaactgctctgcctcctctcagcctcccagCCAGTTCAGCTGGTTCTTCAATGGCTCCCAGGtggtgactggctcagtgtatgagACTGGCCCACTGACCTTAGCCAGTCATGGGGAGTACACCTGTGTGGCCTTCAACAACGTCACTGGCAGAAACAGCACTGTTTCCAAGATGCTCATTGTCATTG AACCAGTAACCATGGCCATGGTGAAAGTCATGGGTGCCCAACCAATAGCAGACAACACGTTTACTCTGACGTGTGAGACCACTGGAACCATTTACTCCATTCACTGGATGAAGAACGGCTGGCCTCTGTATGCTGATAACAGAACAGACTTCTCTATGAACAACAATACACTTACCTTCAAATATGTCCAGGATTCTGACATCGGAGACTATCAATGTTCTGCTTCCAACCCCCTCAGCAACATGACCAGCACAGAATACAGACTGATCGTCAACT atggaccagagATGCCTGTTATAACAGGACCAGCATTAGGAGAAACAGGACACAACCTGACcttcaactgctctgcctcctctcagcctcccagCCAGTTCAGCTGGTTCTTCAATGGCTCCCAGGtggtgactggctcagtgtatgagACTGGCCCACTGACCTTAGCCAGTCATGGGGAGTACACCTGTGTGGCCTTCAACAACGTCACTGGCAGAAACAGCACTGTTTCCAAGATGCTCATTGTCATTG AACCAGTAACCATGGCCATGGTGAAAGTCATGGGTGCCCAACCAATAGCAGACAACACGTTTACTCTGACGTGTGAGACCACTGGAACCATTTACTCCATTCACTGGATGAAGAACGGCTGGCCTCTGTATGCTGATAACAGAACAGACTTCTCTATGAACAACAATACACTTACCTTCAAATATGTCCAGGATTCTGACATCGGAGACTATCAATGTTCTGCTTCCAACCCCCTCAGCAACATGACCAGCACAGAATACAGACTGATCGTCAACT atggaccagagATGCCTGTTATAACAGGACCAGCATTAGGAGAAACAGGACACAACCTGACcttcaactgctctgcctcctctcagcctcccagCCAGTTCAGCTGGTTCTTCAATGGCTCCCAGGtggtgactggctcagtgtatgagACTGGCCCACTGACCTTAGCCAGTCATGGGGAGTACACCTGTATGGCCTTCAACAACGTCACTGGCAGAAACAGAACTGTCTCCAAGATGCTCACTGTTGTTG AACCAGTCATCATGACCATGGTGAAAGTCATGGGATCCCAGCCAATTCTGAACCAGACATTCTCTCTGACCTGTGAGACCACTGGAACCATTTACTCCATTCAGTGGATGAGGAACGGCTGGCCTCTGTATGCTGACAACAGAATACACTTCTCTATTGACAATAATACACTGACCTTCAACTCTGTCCAGCATTCTGACAAAGGAGACTATAAGTGTTCTGCCTACAACCCCCTCAGCAACATGACCAGCACAGAATACAGACTGATCGTCAACT ATGGTCCAGAGAGACCTGTTATCATGAGTCCGGATATAGCGATGACAGGATACAACGTGACCTTCAACTGCActgcctcctctcagcctcccagCCAGTTTAGCTGGTTCTTCAATGGCTCCCAGGtggtgactggctcagtgtatgagACTGGCCCACTGACCTTAGCCAGTCATGGGGAGTACACCTGTGTGGCCTTCAACAATGTCACTGGCAGAAACAGCACTGTCTCCAAGATGCTCACCATCATTG aGGCTATAACGTCGGTGACGGTGAAACTAAACAAATTACCAATAGCATCTGACAACCTAACCCTGACCTGTGATGTCACCGGGCACTATGACACCATCTACTGGATGAAGGACAACCTGTCTCTGGTCCTGAACAACACCTTGAACTCTGACACAACCATCTCTAACAACTCTCTGCACTTCAGTCCAGTCAAGGTGTCTAACGATGGAAACTATCAGTGCGTCGCCACCAACCTCTTTGGTCCAAACACCAGCCCTAAATACCAGCTACTGGTGAACT ATGGCCCTAAGAGTGTGAATATCTCTGGCCCAGTCTCAGTGGTGATTGGCTCAGTAACCACAGTTACACTGAAGTGCTCTGCCGACTCCCGGCCAATCAGCGAGTACGGGTGGAAATTCAACAATCAATCAGTGTTTGGGACTGGACCTATGATCGCTGTTATTGCCTCCTTGGAGAATGCAGGGGACTACACTTGTGTGGCCAAGAACCCTGTGACCAACATCTCAATGTCCAAGACCATTAGTCTGGATGTCACTG GCCACTCGAATGCCCCTCCATTCCAGGCCAGAGTTGGTCTGATGCTAACAGCCctgctagctctctctctctgcctctga
- the LOC118367873 gene encoding hemicentin-1-like isoform X13, which translates to MDHPLVWVLILVLLNFNTDVSGQVVVPSMNPLAVGSNVTLNLVPESPINIGTWSYETTTIVLFYPDGSIVSTSYQGRVSFNCSSSELSISSLQVNDSGLYTVQGMEPVLTAVVTLSVQEPISNVTLRANSTDLVELNDTAIFTCSVSSGTSLSYRWMNGSSEVAASDRVRLGVGNSTLSIVSVTRDDEGPFRCEVINGINNGTSQPIGLNVRYGPSNLTMMVVPEMIIGHTAYMMGSDITLSCSAQSKPAVSYKWRFNGVFLNEQSPQLSLQNTRENQTGSYTCLAYNNVTLRYATMTTMIKIVEPISAVSLNRDGKPPILDQSFTLRCEVTEPVDYIHWLMNGQLISLNNRTFFSTDNKTMVINPIQFSDSGEYLCEAFNAVSNKTSMTYTLVVNYGPEMPVITGPALGETGHNLTFNCSASSQPPSQFSWFFNGSQVVTGSVYETGPLTLASHGEYTCVAFNNVTGRNSTVSKMLIVIEPVTMAMVKVMGAQPIADNTFTLTCETTGTIYSIHWMKNGWPLYADNRTDFSMNNNTLTFKYVQDSDIGDYQCSASNPLSNMTSTEYRLIVNYGPEMPVITGPALGETGHNLTFNCSASSQPPSQFSWFFNGSQVVTGSVYETGPLTLASHGEYTCVAFNNVTGRNSTVSKMLIVIEPVTMAMVKVMGAQPIADNTFTLTCETTGTIYSIHWMKNGWPLYADNRTDFSMNNNTLTFKYVQDSDIGDYQCSASNPLSNMTSTEYRLIVNYGPEMPVITGPALGETGHNLTFNCSASSQPPSQFSWFFNGSQVVTGSVYETGPLTLASHGEYTCVAFNNVTGRNSTVSKMLIVIEPVTMAMVKVMGAQPIADNTFTLTCETTGTIYSIHWMKNGWPLYADNRTDFSMNNNTLTFKYVQDSDIGDYQCSASNPLSNMTSTEYRLIVNYGPEMPVITGPALGETGHNLTFNCSASSQPPSQFSWFFNGSQVVTGSVYETGPLTLASHGEYTCVAFNNVTGRNSTVSKMLIVIEPVTMAMVKVMGAQPIADNTFTLTCETTGTIYSIHWMKNGWPLYADNRTDFSMNNNTLTFKYVQDSDIGDYQCSASNPLSNMTSTEYRLIVNYGPERPVIMSPDIAMTGYNVTFNCTASSQPPSQFSWFFNGSQVVTGSVYETGPLTLASHGEYTCVAFNNVTGRNSTVSKMLTIIEAITSVTVKLNKLPIASDNLTLTCDVTGHYDTIYWMKDNLSLVLNNTLNSDTTISNNSLHFSPVKVSNDGNYQCVATNLFGPNTSPKYQLLVNYGPKSVNISGPVSVVIGSVTTVTLKCSADSRPISEYGWKFNNQSVFGTGPMIAVIASLENAGDYTCVAKNPVTNISMSKTISLDVTGHSNAPPFQARVGLMLTALLALSLCL; encoded by the exons ATGGACCATCCTCTGGTGTGGGTTCTCATCCTGGTGCTGCTCAACTTCAATACAG ATGTCTCTGGCCAGGTGGTGGTTCCCTCGATGAACCCCTTAGCTGTGGGCAGTAATGTCACACTGAACCTAGTTCCCGAAAGCCCCATCAACATAGGGACCTGGTCATATGAAACTACAACCATTGTACTTTTCTATCCTGATGGCAGTATTGTGAGTACAAGTTATCAAGGCAGAGTCTCATTCAACTGCTCCTCCTCAGAGCTGTCCATAAGCTCTCTCCAAGTCAACGACTCAGGTCTGTATACCGTGCAGGGAATGGAGCCAGTCCTGACCGCTGTGGTGACCTTGTCTGTCCAGG AGCCCATTTCAAACGTGACTCTAAGAGCCAACTCCACTGATCTAGTGGAATTAAACGACACTGCCATTTTCACCTGCTCCGTCTCCTCTGGTACCTCCCTCTCCTACCGCTGGATGAATGGCAGCTCAGAGGTTGCAGCCAGTGACCGAGTTCGGCTTGGTGTTGGGAACAGCACTCTCTCCATAGTCAGTGTGACACGTGACGATGAAGGGCCGTTCAGATGTGAGGTCATCAATGGAATCAACAATGGCACCAGCCAGCCCATTGGCCTCAATGTTAGAT ATGGCCCAAGTAACCTCACCATGATGGTAGTTCCTGAGATGATCATAGGACATACAGCCTACATGATGggctctgacatcactctgtcctgctcCGCTCAGTCCAAACCCGCTGTGTCCTACAAGTGGAGGTTTAATGGGGTGTTCCTCAACGAGCAAAGTCCACAGCTGAGCCTGCAGAACACCAGGGAGAACCAGACAGGAAGTTACACCTGCTTAGCCTACAACAATGTCACACTCCGATACGCCACCATGACCACAATGATAAAGATTGTGG AGCCGATATCAGCGGTGTCGTTGAACCGTGATGGGAAGCCACCGATACTGGATCAGTCGTTCACTCTGCGGTGTGAGGTGACTGAACCTGTAGACTACATTCACTGGCTGATGAACGGCCAGCTCATCTCCCTAAACAACAGAACATTCTTCTCTACGGACAACAAGACAATGGTTATCAACCCAATCCAGTTTTCTGACAGTGGAGAATATCTCTGTGAGGCCTTTAATGCTGTCAGTAACAAGACCAGCATGACATACACACTTGTGGTGAACT atggaccagagATGCCTGTTATAACAGGACCAGCATTAGGAGAAACAGGGCACAACCTGACcttcaactgctctgcctcctctcagcctcccagCCAGTTCAGCTGGTTCTTCAATGGCTCCCAGGtggtgactggctcagtgtatgagACTGGCCCACTGACCTTAGCCAGTCATGGGGAGTACACCTGTGTGGCATTCAACAACGTCACTGGCAGAAACAGCACTGTTTCCAAGATGCTCATTGTCATTG AACCAGTAACCATGGCCATGGTGAAAGTCATGGGTGCCCAACCAATAGCAGACAACACGTTTACTCTGACGTGTGAGACCACTGGAACCATTTACTCCATTCACTGGATGAAGAACGGCTGGCCTCTGTATGCTGATAACAGAACAGACTTCTCTATGAACAACAATACACTTACCTTCAAATATGTCCAGGATTCTGACATCGGAGACTATCAATGTTCTGCTTCCAACCCCCTCAGCAACATGACCAGCACAGAATACAGACTGATCGTCAACT atggaccagagATGCCTGTTATAACAGGACCAGCATTAGGAGAAACAGGACACAACCTGACattcaactgctctgcctcctctcagcctcccagCCAGTTCAGCTGGTTCTTCAATGGCTCCCAGGtggtgactggctcagtgtatgagACTGGCCCACTGACCTTAGCCAGTCATGGGGAGTACACCTGTGTGGCCTTCAACAACGTCACTGGCAGAAACAGCACTGTTTCCAAGATGCTCATTGTCATTG AACCAGTAACCATGGCCATGGTGAAAGTCATGGGTGCCCAACCAATAGCAGACAACACGTTTACTCTGACGTGTGAGACCACTGGAACCATTTACTCCATTCACTGGATGAAGAACGGCTGGCCTCTGTATGCTGATAACAGAACAGACTTCTCTATGAACAACAATACACTTACCTTCAAATATGTCCAGGATTCTGACATCGGAGACTATCAATGTTCTGCTTCCAACCCCCTCAGCAACATGACCAGCACAGAATACAGACTGATCGTCAACT atggaccagagATGCCTGTTATAACAGGACCAGCATTAGGAGAAACAGGACACAACCTGACcttcaactgctctgcctcctctcagcctcccagCCAGTTCAGCTGGTTCTTCAATGGCTCCCAGGtggtgactggctcagtgtatgagACTGGCCCACTGACCTTAGCCAGTCATGGGGAGTACACCTGTGTGGCCTTCAACAACGTCACTGGCAGAAACAGCACTGTTTCCAAGATGCTCATTGTCATTG AACCAGTAACCATGGCCATGGTGAAAGTCATGGGTGCCCAACCAATAGCAGACAACACGTTTACTCTGACGTGTGAGACCACTGGAACCATTTACTCCATTCACTGGATGAAGAACGGCTGGCCTCTGTATGCTGATAACAGAACAGACTTCTCTATGAACAACAATACACTTACCTTCAAATATGTCCAGGATTCTGACATCGGAGACTATCAATGTTCTGCTTCCAACCCCCTCAGCAACATGACCAGCACAGAATACAGACTGATCGTCAACT atggaccagagATGCCTGTTATAACAGGACCAGCATTAGGAGAAACAGGACACAACCTGACcttcaactgctctgcctcctctcagcctcccagCCAGTTCAGCTGGTTCTTCAATGGCTCCCAGGtggtgactggctcagtgtatgagACTGGCCCACTGACCTTAGCCAGTCATGGGGAGTACACCTGTGTGGCCTTCAACAACGTCACTGGCAGAAACAGCACTGTTTCCAAGATGCTCATTGTCATTG AACCAGTAACCATGGCCATGGTGAAAGTCATGGGTGCCCAACCAATAGCAGACAACACGTTTACTCTGACGTGTGAGACCACTGGAACCATTTACTCCATTCACTGGATGAAGAACGGCTGGCCTCTGTATGCTGATAACAGAACAGACTTCTCTATGAACAACAATACACTTACCTTCAAATATGTCCAGGATTCTGACATCGGAGACTATCAATGTTCTGCTTCCAACCCCCTCAGCAACATGACCAGCACAGAATACAGACTGATCGTCAACT ATGGTCCAGAGAGACCTGTTATCATGAGTCCGGATATAGCGATGACAGGATACAACGTGACCTTCAACTGCActgcctcctctcagcctcccagCCAGTTTAGCTGGTTCTTCAATGGCTCCCAGGtggtgactggctcagtgtatgagACTGGCCCACTGACCTTAGCCAGTCATGGGGAGTACACCTGTGTGGCCTTCAACAATGTCACTGGCAGAAACAGCACTGTCTCCAAGATGCTCACCATCATTG aGGCTATAACGTCGGTGACGGTGAAACTAAACAAATTACCAATAGCATCTGACAACCTAACCCTGACCTGTGATGTCACCGGGCACTATGACACCATCTACTGGATGAAGGACAACCTGTCTCTGGTCCTGAACAACACCTTGAACTCTGACACAACCATCTCTAACAACTCTCTGCACTTCAGTCCAGTCAAGGTGTCTAACGATGGAAACTATCAGTGCGTCGCCACCAACCTCTTTGGTCCAAACACCAGCCCTAAATACCAGCTACTGGTGAACT ATGGCCCTAAGAGTGTGAATATCTCTGGCCCAGTCTCAGTGGTGATTGGCTCAGTAACCACAGTTACACTGAAGTGCTCTGCCGACTCCCGGCCAATCAGCGAGTACGGGTGGAAATTCAACAATCAATCAGTGTTTGGGACTGGACCTATGATCGCTGTTATTGCCTCCTTGGAGAATGCAGGGGACTACACTTGTGTGGCCAAGAACCCTGTGACCAACATCTCAATGTCCAAGACCATTAGTCTGGATGTCACTG GCCACTCGAATGCCCCTCCATTCCAGGCCAGAGTTGGTCTGATGCTAACAGCCctgctagctctctctctctgcctctga